A segment of the Streptomyces sp. NBC_01235 genome:
CCGACAGCAGCCCCTTGGCGAGCAGTGCGTCGACGGTGACGCGTACGTCCGCCGCCTCGACCTTGAGGGCCCCGGTGACCGCCTCGACGAGCGTGCCGAGGTCCAGCGGTCCGTCGGCGGTGACGGCGGTCCGCAGGGTGATCTGCTGCTGGAAGGTGACGCCGTGGCGGGCCAGGACGTGCTCCAGGACGGCGCGTCCCGCGTAGTGCGCGAGGCCTATGGTGCGGCCGCCGGCGGGCTGTGCGGTGGAAGTCATCACTACTCCTGAGGGGTTTCGTCGGTGAGGTCGAGTGTTACGTCGAGCAGGACCGCCAGTTCGCTCTTGAACGTGCGCGTCCGCGGGCTGTCCAGGCCGCCGAGCGGTTGCAGCAACTGCTCCAGCAACCCTTGGACCACCTGGACGGCCCGCCGTGTGACGTCCTGTCCCTGTTCGGTGAGTGCCAGTTGTACGGCGCGTGGGTCCCGGGGGTCACGGGTGCGTTCGATCAGCTCCGCGGACTCCAGGGCGCGCGCGAGCTTCGAGACGTAGAGCGGCTCGAGCCCGGTGTGGTCGGCGAGGCGGCGCTGGCTGGGGCGTTCGCCGTCCCGCTG
Coding sequences within it:
- a CDS encoding MarR family winged helix-turn-helix transcriptional regulator, with translation MSESRGSERATPGFLVWRLSTKWRVAVDRAVAPLGLTHAQYSLVASLYGMQRDGERPSQRRLADHTGLEPLYVSKLARALESAELIERTRDPRDPRAVQLALTEQGQDVTRRAVQVVQGLLEQLLQPLGGLDSPRTRTFKSELAVLLDVTLDLTDETPQE
- a CDS encoding MarR family winged helix-turn-helix transcriptional regulator; protein product: MTSTAQPAGGRTIGLAHYAGRAVLEHVLARHGVTFQQQITLRTAVTADGPLDLGTLVEAVTGALKVEAADVRVTVDALLAKGLLSADGPLISTTDAGRELFAAVTAETGEVSARIYAGIPPEDLATAGRVLAHITERADAELAALAP